CCAGCGACCCGTCGGTGGGCACCGGCGTCCCGTCACCGAACACCAGATAGCGGTCCCGCAATGGATCGCCGGTGTTGAAATGCATATTCGGATCGCCGTAGGCCGCCCTGGCCTTGTCCAACACGTGACCCCAGTAGGAGTCCGAGCGCGCGATCGTGTCGGCGAACAGCCCGTCGCCGGGCCGCCACCCCGCCTCCCAACCCCCGTCGATGGGCTCGTAGTGATGCCAATAGGTGGGGTCGTCGAACGTCTTCGCCGTCATCGACGTCTACCGTGCCTGCCGACGGGTCGCCACCGCGGGACCGCCGTCAGAACGCGCCACGGCCCAATCCCTCCTCAAGGTCGCGGGGGGCGGCGAACACCGGTGGGTCCACCGGCGGGGTGTCTTCGCCAAATAGCTTCTGCGCCCGCGACAAAGCGGTGAAAACCTGCGTCAGCAGCTGGTCTTTTGTCGTGTCCACTGAGAATCCTTTCTCGCGTGAGATCGAGCCTAATGCCGCCGCGATGGGGCGTTAGGCGCGAATTTTTCGGCCCGTCACGCCAGCATCGGTGGCACCGGGCGGCGGGCGATGAACCGGCCCGGCATCGGCGCCACCCGCACGACGTCACCGGTGTGCGGAGCGTGCACCACCGCATCGGGCCCCAACGCCAACTCCACGTGGCCAGGCCCCGGGCGGCCATCCTCGCCGAAGCTGTCCAACGGGAAAATCAAATCCCCGGCACGGACCTGGTCGGGCGGCACCGGGACGCCGTCCTTGAACTGCGAATAGGTGTCCCCGCCGAGCTGGACCCCGGCCTGCCGCCACGCCCACTGGGTCAAACCCGAACAGTCGAAATTACTGGGCCCCTTGGCACCCCACACATACGGCGTGCCGCGCTTGCTCAGCGCCGCCAACACCGCTCTACGGGCCGGACCATCGGGAACACTCCCCAGCTGCGCGTGGGGGCCATCGCCGCCGCCCCGGCTCAGAGAGCGCAGCCCGGCGAGGGTGGGCAGGGGTGATCCCCCGCCGCCGCCGAATCCGCCGCCCGCGCCGCGCGACGGGATACCGCCGCCGCCGGTGAAGGGCATGGGCGCACCGGCCCCGCCGCCGACACCGCGTTGCCCGTAGGCCAGCGAGCGCAGTAGCGCCGACATCCGGGCATCGCGCTCGCGGTAGGCGGCCACCACCTGGCGCTCCTGAGACACCCTGGCGCGCAACGCCCGCAACAGTGCCTGCTGACCGGCTGGGGTTGCCGAGATCGGCGCCATCGCCGCGGTATCGACCAATGCGGAGTTGACCACCTGCGCCGAGGACGACCGGCCGGAATGATCGGTGGCGGCGGCCTCACCGAGTTGGTCACCCAGGCGGGTGTCGGTGCCGGCTATATCGTCGAGCGCTGCTCCGGCTCCGGTGGCGAAAGCGGCGTAGGCAGCGGGCATCCGGCCCGACTGTGTCGACATCGCTGCCTGGCCTGAGCGCACCAGCTCTGTTCCGCCGGCCAGCGCGGCACCCGCCGAACCCGCCGCTACTCCCCCGGATTCGGGGGGATCGCCGAACAACGAATGCGCACGCCCCAATACCTGTCCGACGTACTGGACCACCGCACTGATCGACACCACCTCAGTATCAGGCCATCGGCACCACCACCTCGGCACCAAATA
This portion of the Mycobacterium sp. 155 genome encodes:
- a CDS encoding C40 family peptidase, yielding MSISAVVQYVGQVLGRAHSLFGDPPESGGVAAGSAGAALAGGTELVRSGQAAMSTQSGRMPAAYAAFATGAGAALDDIAGTDTRLGDQLGEAAATDHSGRSSSAQVVNSALVDTAAMAPISATPAGQQALLRALRARVSQERQVVAAYRERDARMSALLRSLAYGQRGVGGGAGAPMPFTGGGGIPSRGAGGGFGGGGGSPLPTLAGLRSLSRGGGDGPHAQLGSVPDGPARRAVLAALSKRGTPYVWGAKGPSNFDCSGLTQWAWRQAGVQLGGDTYSQFKDGVPVPPDQVRAGDLIFPLDSFGEDGRPGPGHVELALGPDAVVHAPHTGDVVRVAPMPGRFIARRPVPPMLA